From a region of the Oscarella lobularis chromosome 7, ooOscLobu1.1, whole genome shotgun sequence genome:
- the LOC136188870 gene encoding heterogeneous nuclear ribonucleoprotein F-like: MDQSSASSVVGNTGTATNSANVASASISTSGGGGGEGFVVRVRGLPWSSTSDDILQFFAPLQIRQGTGGIQFTFTPEGRPSGEAFVEFTTSDDRDAAIKKNNEHMGRRYIEVFKSKKTEMDWVLKRVGDPPLSSSSTSSVPGLGATLAGIGPTVHSLPSKMGGVKAIETVVKLRGLPYDCSKEDVENFFAGLQIIPNGILFVMESEGRRSGEAFVEFISPEEAEKAQKKHRHMMAHRYIEVFKSSRSEMKRSESLDGRAHYSGRPAPYERPRADYDVAHNRYGSGYERRYRVGGGTRGGYDGRDDAAAAAAAAAAAGMAAAAATSGYTSTGQYYDYYDATYGQGGGGYGMRRDGIGGGAGASAAGGGGARAPHHVVMATATAMGTSTAHRVRMRGLPFSASEQDIMAFFSPLNPVSVQIEYDRSGRASGEAAVYFASHEEAGEAMGKNRQMMGHRYIELFLHSTPTRAPLAQVSVPASLAAAAAGMTAPANQVLSATPTHGVMATVNQYAIAPPGVAAVTEQQLLTTAYPATSIARTTIGVPVSVSGGTLLPSSMGGPVSISMAPTVPTANPQINAANMAAAVAGLPPRDTQTNFTF; encoded by the exons ATGGATCAATCG AGTGCTAGTAGCGTCGTTGGAAACACaggaacggcgacgaatagCGCAAACGTCGCTTCGGCCTCCATTTCGAcgtcaggcggcggcggcggcgaaggtttcgtcgttcgcgttcgcggCTTACCTtggtcgtcgacgagcgacgatatccttcaatttttcgccCCGTTGCAAATTCGCCAGGGAACGGGCGGAATTCAATTCACTTTTACGCCCGAAGGTCGTCCATCTGGCGAAGCTTTCGTCGAATttacgacgagcgacgatcgCGATGCTGCGATAAAGAAGAATAACGAGCACATGGGACGACGATATATCGAAGTattcaaatcgaagaaaacggaaatGGATTGGGTTTTGAAGCGAGTTGGAGATCCACCtctgtcgtcatcgtcgacgtcatcggttCCCGGATTGGGTGCAACTCTCGCGGGAATTGGTCCAACCGTTCATTCGCTTCCCTCCAAAATGGGCGGAGTCAAAGCCATAGAAACGGTTGTCAAGTTACGCGGTCTTCCTTACGATTGCAGCaaggaagacgtcgagaatttttttgcag GGCTTCAAATCATTCCTAATGGGATCCTGTTTGTGATGGAGTCGGAGGGGAGGCGATCCGGGGAGGCATTTGTCGAGTTTATATCACCTGAGGAGGCAGAAAAAGCGCAAAAGAAACATCGTCACATGATGGCCCACAG ATATATTGAAGTTTTCAAGTCGAGTCGAAGTGAAATGAAGAGAAGCGAAAGTTTGGATGGGCGTGCCCACTATTCCGGAAGGCCGGCTCCATACGAGCGACCTCGCGCCGATTACGACGTCGCGCACAATCGCTATGGAAGTGGCTACGAACGTCGTTATCGCGTGGGCGGGGGCACAAGAGGAGGATATGATGGGCGAGATGACGCGGCcgcagctgctgctgctgcggcggcggcgggaatGGCagctgcggcggcgacatCAGGATACACGTCAACGGGGCAATATTACGATTATTATGATGCTACCTATGGACAGGGGGGAGGGGGTTATGGGATGAGAAGAGATGGGATTGGGGGCGGGGCCGGTGCAAGTGCCGCTGGTGGAGGCGGGGCGCGAGCTCCTCATCACGTTGTTATGGCGACTGCTACTGCCATGGGAACGTCGACTGCGCATCGTGTTCGGATGCGCGGTCTTCCGTTTTCTGCATCGGAGCAAGATATCATGGCATTCTTTTCGCCACTCAATCCTGTCTCCGTGCAAATTGAGTATGATCGATCGGGTCGCGCGTCCGGAGAAGCGGCTGTCTATTTTGCGAGTCACGAGGAAGCGGGCGAGGCAATGGGAAAGAATCGACAGATGATGG GGCATCGTTATATTGAGCTCTTTCTTCATTCGACTCCAACGCGAGCTCCTCTCGCTCAAGTAAGCGTTCCCGCTtctctcgccgccgctgccgccggtATGACGGCTCCCGCCAATCAAGTTCTTTCTGCTACTCCCACCCACGGTGTCATGGCAACGGTCAATCAATACGCCATTGCTCCTCCTGGCGTTGCAGCCGTTACCGAGCAACAATTGCTTACGACCGCTTATCCCGCGACCTCCATTGCGCGTACTACCATTGGGGTCCCCGTTTCGGTGTCTGGGGGCACTCTTTTGCCTTCGAGCATGGGGGGCCCCGTTTCTATCAGTATGGCTCCTACTGTTCCTACGGCTAATCCTCAGATCAATGCCGCTAATATGGCCGCCGCTGTCGCCGGATTGCCTCCGAGGGATACGCAAACCAATTTCACCTTCTAA
- the LOC136188887 gene encoding dynein axonemal assembly factor 6-like: MAAAQSIEALATLLRPPDEGEDSSDNELEGGPASTKMGPGSIGPPKRTEEKTREKKSTNPNDIWIPDEVGSQCETSDDPRPAPEHDMVFQQSVFTEDLFLGMGNKNPSTASCENLVIKIKLPETNYSDVHLDVTDTFLDCRTPKHKLGLHLPHRVDSKNGRAKWDSEQEQLTVTLKLNREYDFLNQ; encoded by the exons ATGGCGGCAGCTCAGTCTATCGAAGCTCTCGCTACACTTTTGCGGCCTCCCGACGAAGGGGAAGACTCGTCTGATAATGAG TTGGAAGGGGGACCCGCTTCAACGAAAATGGGTCCCGGGTCGATAGGGCCTCCGAAACGGACCG AAGAGAAGACgcgcgagaaaaaatcgacgaatccCAACGATATTTGGATCCCGGATGAGGTTGGTTCtcaatgcgaaacgagtgacGACCCTCGTCCAGCTCCTGA GCATGACATGGTGTTCCAGCAGTCCGTCTTCACCGAGGATCTTTTCCTTGGAATGGGAAACAAAAATCCGTCGACAGCATCCTGCGAAAATCTCGTCATAAAAATTAAACTTCCCGAAACGAACTACTCTGACGTTCATCTCGACGTCACGGATACATTTCTGGATTGCAGAACGCCAAAACA caaaTTGGGACTTCATTTGCCTCATCGCGTTGACAGCAAAAATGGGCGTGCCAAGTGGGACAGCGAACAGGAACAATTGACTGTGACGTTAAAATTAAACCGCGAATACGATTTTCTTAACCAATAG
- the LOC136188869 gene encoding CWF19-like protein 2 homolog isoform X1, with amino-acid sequence MSEEKWKAKLQKIWEEKKKKTKADGGDEKKRKKKEKKKHKKKKDKKEKEYTSPAPAKQSDDDDDDDDDMWVEKEADIATIKPIGRDAWMIAPIPGSSSMFEKAADVIRRDEEEKDVDEKTTDHIAGYDPSRDSRELNPFWKKGGTGLPNEREDAFKESSSSFQSFERFNVSNRTEERDEREELIAYDDEKSESESEEEIVTDTDLNKLGAKITRAEIMGDTELAEKLKRELEALRHRSQDRSDSRRQRGGGGGGEETILLTTRDRQGNVRPLRGGQSQGRHGRRRPKEKDTSHDEKGKRTKYFADDDDYTLKDLMREEKFSTSEDYTKPMFRMTGRHLEKLNADFTLDDKFVSKAGKRRQRNEEKDAEHERRQAITEHKRMIESNLALDSPRLEKERIISIGLKVYLAVPSVTSLVEGHCQLIPCEHATSTLNLDEDVWSEMKIFRKGLVAMFSDEEKDVIFIENAVRLSRHPHMVIECIPVPKNEGHVARLYFKKAILECETEWAQNKKLIDTREKELRRSIPKGLPYFSVEFGLGGGYAHVIEDDRTFPMNFGQEIIGGLLELEEPYLWRKPQRESRDEQKRKASQLKKLWDPYDWTKKLDRNTRVTKSINT; translated from the exons ATGTCTGAGGAAAAGTGGAAAGCAAAGCTTCAAAAG ATAtgggaggagaaaaagaagaaaacgaaggcagacggaggcgacgagaagaaaaggaagaagaaagagaagaagaagcacaagaaaaagaag gacaagaaagaaaaggaataTACTAGTCCGGCGCCAGCAAAACAATCG gatgatgatgatgatgatgatgatgacatGTGGgttgaaaaagaagccgaTATAGCGACGATTAAGCCAATTGGTCGAGATGCTTGGATGATTGCTCCAATTCCCGGAAGCAGTTCAATGTTTGAAAAAGctgctgacgtcatacgacgcgacgaagaggagaaggacgTCGATGAAAAAACGACAGATCACATTGCTGGATACGAT CCAAGTCGAGATTCTCGAGAGTTGAATCCGTTTTGGAAGAAAGGAGGAACGGGATTGCCaaatgaaagagaagacgcCTTCAAAGAatcctcatcatcattcCAAA GTTTTGAAAGATTCAACGTGTCCAATCGGACGGAGGAACGAGatgaaagagaagagttgATTGCTTACGATGATGAAAAATCAGAATCAgaatcagaagaagaaattgtaaCAGATACGGATCTGAATAAATTAGGAGCAAAAATCACGAGAGCAGAAATTATGGGAGACACG GAATTGGctgaaaaattaaaaaggGAATTGGAGGCACTCAGACATCGATCTCAAGATAGAAGTGATAGTAGACgacaaagaggaggaggaggaggaggggagGAGACCATTTTGCTAACTACAAGAGACAGACAGGGAAACGTAAGACCGTTGAGAGGAGGACAAAGTCAAGGAAGAcacggaagaagacgaccaaaagaaaag GATACAAGCCACGATGAGAAAGGCAAAAGAACGAAATATTTTGCAGATGATGACGACTATACCCTTAAAGACTTG atgagagaagagaaatttaGCACGAGTGAAGATTACACGAAGCCAATGTTTCGCATGACGGGACGA CATTTGGAAAAACTCAATGCTGATTTCACGTTGGATGACAAATTCGTTTCGAAAGCGGgaaaacgacggcaacgcaacgaagaaaaggacgCCGAGCACGAAAGACGACAAGCAATCACCG AACACAAAAGAATGATTGAGAGCAATTTGGCTCTAGATAGTCCTCGTCTCGAAAAGGAACGCATCATTTCTATTGGACTAaag gttTATTTGGCTGTGCcatctgtgacgtcactcgttGAAGGACACTGTCAACTCATTCCCTGTGAACACGCTACAAGTACACTCAATCTCGATGAAGATGTCTGGTCAGAAATGAAG atttttCGGAAGGGACTCGTCGCCATGTTTTCTGACGAGGAAAAGGATGtgatttttattgaaaatgCGGTTCGCTTGTCTCGTCATCCTCACATGGTCATCGAGTGCATTCCTGTGCCAAAAAACGAAGGACACGTAGCGCGACTCTACTTCAAG AAAGCGATACTAGAATGCGAAACGGAGTGGgctcaaaataaaaaactcATAGAcacgagagagaaagaacttCGCAGATCG ATTCCTAAAGGCTTGCCCTATTTCAGCGTCGAATTCGGTTTAGGAGGAGGATACGCCCACGTCATTGAAGATGATCGCACCTTTCCAATGAATTTTGGCCAA GAAATCATTGGTGGGCTACTCGAACTTGAAGAACCGTATCTATGGAGAAAGCCTCAGCGAgaatcacgtgacgaacagaAGCGGAAGGCATCGCAACTAAAGAAACTATGGGATCCCTACGATTGGACAAAGAAACTCGACAGAAACACGCGAGTGactaaatcaataaatacataa
- the LOC136188869 gene encoding CWF19-like protein 2 homolog isoform X3 — MSEEKWKAKLQKIWEEKKKKTKADGGDEKKRKKKEKKKHKKKKDKKEKEYTSPAPAKQSDDDDDDDMWVEKEADIATIKPIGRDAWMIAPIPGSSSMFEKAADVIRRDEEEKDVDEKTTDHIAGYDPSRDSRELNPFWKKGGTGLPNEREDAFKESSSSFQSFERFNVSNRTEERDEREELIAYDDEKSESESEEEIVTDTDLNKLGAKITRAEIMGDTELAEKLKRELEALRHRSQDRSDSRRQRGGGGGGEETILLTTRDRQGNVRPLRGGQSQGRHGRRRPKEKDTSHDEKGKRTKYFADDDDYTLKDLMREEKFSTSEDYTKPMFRMTGRHLEKLNADFTLDDKFVSKAGKRRQRNEEKDAEHERRQAITEHKRMIESNLALDSPRLEKERIISIGLKVYLAVPSVTSLVEGHCQLIPCEHATSTLNLDEDVWSEMKIFRKGLVAMFSDEEKDVIFIENAVRLSRHPHMVIECIPVPKNEGHVARLYFKKAILECETEWAQNKKLIDTREKELRRSIPKGLPYFSVEFGLGGGYAHVIEDDRTFPMNFGQEIIGGLLELEEPYLWRKPQRESRDEQKRKASQLKKLWDPYDWTKKLDRNTRVTKSINT, encoded by the exons ATGTCTGAGGAAAAGTGGAAAGCAAAGCTTCAAAAG ATAtgggaggagaaaaagaagaaaacgaaggcagacggaggcgacgagaagaaaaggaagaagaaagagaagaagaagcacaagaaaaagaag gacaagaaagaaaaggaataTACTAGTCCGGCGCCAGCAAAACAATCGG atgatgatgatgatgatgacatGTGGgttgaaaaagaagccgaTATAGCGACGATTAAGCCAATTGGTCGAGATGCTTGGATGATTGCTCCAATTCCCGGAAGCAGTTCAATGTTTGAAAAAGctgctgacgtcatacgacgcgacgaagaggagaaggacgTCGATGAAAAAACGACAGATCACATTGCTGGATACGAT CCAAGTCGAGATTCTCGAGAGTTGAATCCGTTTTGGAAGAAAGGAGGAACGGGATTGCCaaatgaaagagaagacgcCTTCAAAGAatcctcatcatcattcCAAA GTTTTGAAAGATTCAACGTGTCCAATCGGACGGAGGAACGAGatgaaagagaagagttgATTGCTTACGATGATGAAAAATCAGAATCAgaatcagaagaagaaattgtaaCAGATACGGATCTGAATAAATTAGGAGCAAAAATCACGAGAGCAGAAATTATGGGAGACACG GAATTGGctgaaaaattaaaaaggGAATTGGAGGCACTCAGACATCGATCTCAAGATAGAAGTGATAGTAGACgacaaagaggaggaggaggaggaggggagGAGACCATTTTGCTAACTACAAGAGACAGACAGGGAAACGTAAGACCGTTGAGAGGAGGACAAAGTCAAGGAAGAcacggaagaagacgaccaaaagaaaag GATACAAGCCACGATGAGAAAGGCAAAAGAACGAAATATTTTGCAGATGATGACGACTATACCCTTAAAGACTTG atgagagaagagaaatttaGCACGAGTGAAGATTACACGAAGCCAATGTTTCGCATGACGGGACGA CATTTGGAAAAACTCAATGCTGATTTCACGTTGGATGACAAATTCGTTTCGAAAGCGGgaaaacgacggcaacgcaacgaagaaaaggacgCCGAGCACGAAAGACGACAAGCAATCACCG AACACAAAAGAATGATTGAGAGCAATTTGGCTCTAGATAGTCCTCGTCTCGAAAAGGAACGCATCATTTCTATTGGACTAaag gttTATTTGGCTGTGCcatctgtgacgtcactcgttGAAGGACACTGTCAACTCATTCCCTGTGAACACGCTACAAGTACACTCAATCTCGATGAAGATGTCTGGTCAGAAATGAAG atttttCGGAAGGGACTCGTCGCCATGTTTTCTGACGAGGAAAAGGATGtgatttttattgaaaatgCGGTTCGCTTGTCTCGTCATCCTCACATGGTCATCGAGTGCATTCCTGTGCCAAAAAACGAAGGACACGTAGCGCGACTCTACTTCAAG AAAGCGATACTAGAATGCGAAACGGAGTGGgctcaaaataaaaaactcATAGAcacgagagagaaagaacttCGCAGATCG ATTCCTAAAGGCTTGCCCTATTTCAGCGTCGAATTCGGTTTAGGAGGAGGATACGCCCACGTCATTGAAGATGATCGCACCTTTCCAATGAATTTTGGCCAA GAAATCATTGGTGGGCTACTCGAACTTGAAGAACCGTATCTATGGAGAAAGCCTCAGCGAgaatcacgtgacgaacagaAGCGGAAGGCATCGCAACTAAAGAAACTATGGGATCCCTACGATTGGACAAAGAAACTCGACAGAAACACGCGAGTGactaaatcaataaatacataa
- the LOC136188869 gene encoding CWF19-like protein 2 homolog isoform X2: MSEEKWKAKLQKIWEEKKKKTKADGGDEKKRKKKEKKKHKKKKDKKEKEYTSPAPAKQSDDDDDDDDMWVEKEADIATIKPIGRDAWMIAPIPGSSSMFEKAADVIRRDEEEKDVDEKTTDHIAGYDPSRDSRELNPFWKKGGTGLPNEREDAFKESSSSFQSFERFNVSNRTEERDEREELIAYDDEKSESESEEEIVTDTDLNKLGAKITRAEIMGDTELAEKLKRELEALRHRSQDRSDSRRQRGGGGGGEETILLTTRDRQGNVRPLRGGQSQGRHGRRRPKEKDTSHDEKGKRTKYFADDDDYTLKDLMREEKFSTSEDYTKPMFRMTGRHLEKLNADFTLDDKFVSKAGKRRQRNEEKDAEHERRQAITEHKRMIESNLALDSPRLEKERIISIGLKVYLAVPSVTSLVEGHCQLIPCEHATSTLNLDEDVWSEMKIFRKGLVAMFSDEEKDVIFIENAVRLSRHPHMVIECIPVPKNEGHVARLYFKKAILECETEWAQNKKLIDTREKELRRSIPKGLPYFSVEFGLGGGYAHVIEDDRTFPMNFGQEIIGGLLELEEPYLWRKPQRESRDEQKRKASQLKKLWDPYDWTKKLDRNTRVTKSINT, encoded by the exons ATGTCTGAGGAAAAGTGGAAAGCAAAGCTTCAAAAG ATAtgggaggagaaaaagaagaaaacgaaggcagacggaggcgacgagaagaaaaggaagaagaaagagaagaagaagcacaagaaaaagaag gacaagaaagaaaaggaataTACTAGTCCGGCGCCAGCAAAACAATCGG atgatgatgatgatgatgatgacatGTGGgttgaaaaagaagccgaTATAGCGACGATTAAGCCAATTGGTCGAGATGCTTGGATGATTGCTCCAATTCCCGGAAGCAGTTCAATGTTTGAAAAAGctgctgacgtcatacgacgcgacgaagaggagaaggacgTCGATGAAAAAACGACAGATCACATTGCTGGATACGAT CCAAGTCGAGATTCTCGAGAGTTGAATCCGTTTTGGAAGAAAGGAGGAACGGGATTGCCaaatgaaagagaagacgcCTTCAAAGAatcctcatcatcattcCAAA GTTTTGAAAGATTCAACGTGTCCAATCGGACGGAGGAACGAGatgaaagagaagagttgATTGCTTACGATGATGAAAAATCAGAATCAgaatcagaagaagaaattgtaaCAGATACGGATCTGAATAAATTAGGAGCAAAAATCACGAGAGCAGAAATTATGGGAGACACG GAATTGGctgaaaaattaaaaaggGAATTGGAGGCACTCAGACATCGATCTCAAGATAGAAGTGATAGTAGACgacaaagaggaggaggaggaggaggggagGAGACCATTTTGCTAACTACAAGAGACAGACAGGGAAACGTAAGACCGTTGAGAGGAGGACAAAGTCAAGGAAGAcacggaagaagacgaccaaaagaaaag GATACAAGCCACGATGAGAAAGGCAAAAGAACGAAATATTTTGCAGATGATGACGACTATACCCTTAAAGACTTG atgagagaagagaaatttaGCACGAGTGAAGATTACACGAAGCCAATGTTTCGCATGACGGGACGA CATTTGGAAAAACTCAATGCTGATTTCACGTTGGATGACAAATTCGTTTCGAAAGCGGgaaaacgacggcaacgcaacgaagaaaaggacgCCGAGCACGAAAGACGACAAGCAATCACCG AACACAAAAGAATGATTGAGAGCAATTTGGCTCTAGATAGTCCTCGTCTCGAAAAGGAACGCATCATTTCTATTGGACTAaag gttTATTTGGCTGTGCcatctgtgacgtcactcgttGAAGGACACTGTCAACTCATTCCCTGTGAACACGCTACAAGTACACTCAATCTCGATGAAGATGTCTGGTCAGAAATGAAG atttttCGGAAGGGACTCGTCGCCATGTTTTCTGACGAGGAAAAGGATGtgatttttattgaaaatgCGGTTCGCTTGTCTCGTCATCCTCACATGGTCATCGAGTGCATTCCTGTGCCAAAAAACGAAGGACACGTAGCGCGACTCTACTTCAAG AAAGCGATACTAGAATGCGAAACGGAGTGGgctcaaaataaaaaactcATAGAcacgagagagaaagaacttCGCAGATCG ATTCCTAAAGGCTTGCCCTATTTCAGCGTCGAATTCGGTTTAGGAGGAGGATACGCCCACGTCATTGAAGATGATCGCACCTTTCCAATGAATTTTGGCCAA GAAATCATTGGTGGGCTACTCGAACTTGAAGAACCGTATCTATGGAGAAAGCCTCAGCGAgaatcacgtgacgaacagaAGCGGAAGGCATCGCAACTAAAGAAACTATGGGATCCCTACGATTGGACAAAGAAACTCGACAGAAACACGCGAGTGactaaatcaataaatacataa
- the LOC136188874 gene encoding NAD-dependent protein deacetylase sirtuin-2-like, with protein sequence MAEERKTTDKDDAAAAASNPTSATSDNVADFDLMNWLAGQLSQLKTSEKEPSQPVEQLLTSVSFEGIVQYIKEKKCKNVIVMTGAGISTAAGIPDFRSPGTGLYDNLQKFNLPHPQAVFEIDYFKENPQPFFTLAKELYPSNFKPTKSHYFSRLLHDKGLLLRHYTQNIDMLERIAGLPEHCLVEAHGSFNTSHCVEAGCRKEYSHEWIKEEIFADKVPTCTSCNGLVKPDVVFFGEPLPSRFHELVQYDFPKCDLLIVMGTSLAVQPFASLVGRVPPTTPRLLINREKAGQTDPMMALLGLGSQLNFDGENNYRDVFWEGNCDDGCLALAESLGWKEELVSLWESEHAKIEAKLSETKKKGDSVEKKDEEPQEKKEEEKVSGKET encoded by the exons ATGGCAgaggaaagaaagacgacCGATAAA GATGATGCTGCTGCAGCGGCATCAAATCCAACGTCAGCGACGTCGGATAACG TTGCCGACTTTGACTTGATGAATTGGTTGGCGGGGCAGTTGAGTCAACTAAAAACGAGCGAGAAAGAGCCGTCGCAGCCCGTCGAGCAACTTCTCACTTCCGTATCGTTCGAAGGAATCGTTCAATAcatcaaagagaagaaat GcaaaaacgtcatcgtcatgaCTGGTGCCGGAATATCAActg CTGCTGGAATTCCCGACTTTCGAAGTCCCGGCACCGGTCTCTATGACAACTTGCAGAAATTCAATCTACCTCATCCCCAAGCCGTCTTTGAAATAGACTACTTCAAA GAAAATCCACAACCGTTTTTCACTCTTGCCAAAGAACTCTATCCATCCAACTTCAAGCCAACAAAAAGTCACTATTTCAGTCGACTACTTCACGACAAGGGACTGCTCCTTCGACATTATACTCAa AATATTGACATGCTTGAACGCATTGCTGGTCTTCCGGAACATTGTCTCGTTGAAGCGCACGGATCATTTAATACGTCACACTGTGTTGAAGCCGGATGTCGTAAGGAATACTCGCACGAATGGATCAAAG AGGAAATTTTTGCTGATAAAGTTCCCACGTGCACAAGTTGCAACGGATTGGTCAAACCAG atgtcgttttcttcggaGAACCATTACCTTCACGTTTTCACGAACTTGTACAATAT GATTTTCCCAAATGCGATTTATTAATTGTGATGGGAACTTCGCTGGCTGTGCAACCGTTTGCGTCACTCGTTGGACG TGTCCCTCCTACGACCCCTcgtcttttaattaatcgagaAAAGGCTGGCCAG ACTGATCCTATGATGGCTCTATTGGGTCTGGGGTCTCAATTGAATTTCGACGGGGAAAATAATTACCG GGATGTGTTTTGGGAAGGAAACTGCGATGACGGATGTCTTGCCTTGGCAGAAAGCCTGGGATGGAAA GAGGAGTTAGTATCCTTATGGGAGAGTGAACACGCCAAAATTGAAGCCAAATTATCAGAGACTAAGAAGAAGGGGGATAGcgttgagaaaaaagacgaggaacctcaagaaaagaaggaggaggaaaaagtgTCGGGCAAAGAGACGTAG